In the Quercus lobata isolate SW786 chromosome 5, ValleyOak3.0 Primary Assembly, whole genome shotgun sequence genome, one interval contains:
- the LOC115991523 gene encoding nitrate regulatory gene2 protein-like, with protein MGCSQSKIENEEAVSRCKDRKLFMKEAVSARNAFAAAHSSYATYLKNTGAALSDYAHGEVSHHYHHHSHSAPSLSVASPPHPPPPLTVPSSSAPTAFAPPPPPPIIDAQPLQRAASMPQIKIMKTEQVKQVGATIIEEEEGSESESDDPRTRLKRRSSGSNRNRNRVVENEGDPPVPPPPIEVEETTRPVPMPPQQHDTPYDFFFGGVEDVHPTGLGDPAPPPPVVAEEVKVKSVEVERKVFEEKPKRVEETDFDVGSGGGGGSTEKVEVAMDKAPEIVGKSLKRVKQVSGAEGKRVVKMGTTNLLQICVLIDDQFLKASESAHEVSKMLEATRLHYHSNFADNRGHIDHSARVMRVITWNRSFRGLPNVDDGKDDFDAEEHETHATVLDKLLAWEKKLYDEVKAGELMKFEYQKKVASLNRHKKRGNNSEALEKAKAAVSHLHTRYIVDMQSLDSTVSEINRLRDEQLYPKLVQLVDGMATMWDTMRSHHESQLDLLKNLKYLDISQSPKETSEHHHERTYQLLIVVQEWQSQFQKIVSHQKEYIKALNSWLKLNLIPIESSLREKVSSPPRIQSPPIQRLLNAWQEHLDKLQDEFARAAISNFTAVIDTIFRQQEEELKLKHKCEDTRKELDRKSRQFEDWYHKYSQKRGADELEQDGTEDKPQNDLITEKQFAIDVLKKRLEEEEEAYERQCIQVREKTITSLKTRFPDLFGALSEFARSLSKMYKSLRSISHPQN; from the exons atGGGTTGTAGTCAGTCGAAGATCGAGAACGAAGAAGCCGTGTCTCGATGCAAAGATCGAAAGCTCTTCATGAAAGAGGCAGTGTCTGCGCGCAACGCCTTCGCCGCCGCCCACTCTTCTTACGCCACGTATCTCAAGAACACCGGCGCCGCCCTCAGCGACTACGCTCACGGCGAGGTTTctcaccactaccaccaccactcGCACTCGGCCCCTTCTTTGTCTGTTGCTTCTCCTCCTCATCCTCCTCCACCGCTCACTGTCCCTTCCTCCTCCGCCCCCACCGCTTTCGCGCCTCCTCCGCCTCCACCCATTATTGACGCCCAGCCGCTCCAGCGCGCGGCGTCTATGCCCCAGATTAAGATCATGAAGACCGAACAGGTGAAGCAGGTTGGGGCTACGATTATCGAAGAGGAGGAAGGGTCCGAGTCCGAAAGCGACGACCCACGTACCCGATTGAAGAGGAGGAGTAGTGGGAGTAATCGGAATAGGAATAGAGTGGTGGAGAATGAAGGGGACCCGCCGGTACCGCCTCCGCCGATTGAGGTCGAGGAGACGACTAGGCCGGTGCCGATGCCGCCACAACAGCATGATACTCCGTATGATTTCTTTTTCGGGGGCGTGGAAGACGTGCACCCCACGGGATTGGGCGACCCAGCGCCGCCTCCGCCGGTGGTGGCGGAGGAGGTTAAAGTGAAGAGTGTGGAGGTTGAGCGGAAGGTGTTTGAGGAAAAGCCTAAGAGAGTGGAGGAGACTGATTTTGATGTTGGTagtgggggtgggggtgggagTACTGAGAAGGTTGAGGTGGCGATGGACAAGGCGCCGGAGATTGTGGGGAAGAGTTTGAAGAGAGTGAAGCAGGTTAGTGGGGCTGAGGGGAAGAGGGTGGTGAAGATGGGTACTACGAACTTGTTACAGATATGTGTGCTGATTGATGATCAGTTCTTGAAGGCATCCGAGAGTGCCCATGAGGTTTCGAAGATGCTTGAGGCGACCCGGTTGCACTATCACTCTAATTTTGCTGATAATCGAG GACATATTGATCATTCTGCTAGAGTGATGCGTGTGATTACATGGAATCGGTCATTTAGAGGGTTACCTAATGTTGATGATGGGAAGGATGACTTTGACGCAGAAGAGCACGAAACTCATGCTACGGTGCTGGATAAGTTGCTAGCCTGGGAGAAGAAGCTATATGATGAAGTGAAG GCAGGTGAGCTTATGAAATTTGAATACCAGAAGAAGGTTGCTTCACTGAACAGGCATAAGAAACGAGGTAACAACTCTGAAGCATTGGAGAAAGCAAAAGCTGCAGTGAGCCATCTTCATACAAGATACATTGTTGACATGCAATCCTTGGATTCAACAGTTTCAGAGATAAATCGTTTACGGGACGAACAATTATACCCAAAACTTGTTCAGCTTGTAGACGG GATGGCCACCATGTGGGACACCATGCGATCTCACCATGAGAGCCAATTAGATCTTTTGAAAAATCTTAAGTACCTTGACATCTCCCAATCGCCCAAGGAAACTAGTGAGCACCACCATGAGCGCACATACCAGCTGTTGATTGTTGTGCAGGAGTGGCAGTCACAGTTTCAGAAGATAGTGAGCCATCAGAAAGAGTACATTAAGGCCCTTAACAGTTGGTTAAAGCTAAATCTCATCCCTATTGAGAGCAGTTTGAGAGAGAAGGTTTCTTCGCCACCAAGGATTCAAAGCCCCCCTATTCAGCGACTGCTCAATGCTTGGCAGGAACATCTGGATAAACTCCAAGATGAGTTTGCTAGAGCTGCTATAAGCAACTTTACTGCTGTGATAGATACTATATTTCGGCAGCAAGAAGAAGAGCTTAAATTGAAGCACAAATGTGAGGACACCCGGAAGGAGCTTGACCGCAAGAGCCGGCAATTTGAAGACTGGTATCATAAGTACTCACAGAAGAGGGGGGCAGATGAGTTGGAACAAGATGGGACAGAAGATAAACCTCAGAATGATCTCATTACGGAAAAGCAGTTTGCGATAGATGTATTGAAGAAGAGGttggaagaggaggaggaagcCTATGAGAGGCAGTGCATTCAGGTGAGGGAGAAGACTATAACAAGTTTAAAAACTCGCTTTCCAGACCTCTTTGGAGCACTGTCAGAGTTTGCTCGTTCATTATCAAAAATGTACAAAAGCTTGCGGTCCATATCACATCCTCAGAATTAA